One genomic region from Streptomyces sp. NBC_01304 encodes:
- a CDS encoding Rieske (2Fe-2S) protein: MTTDDVASVRASRRTVLAAGAAAALAGCSKYGDEGGGGEAPTAPSATATPGSPTPAEPEPSGDGPTSGKPPKGEASSEQPPAGEELAKTSDVEVGGGKIFKDKKIVVTQPTAGDFKAFSAVCTHAGCTVNDVSGGTINCPCHGSKYRIADAAVADGPAPAPLSPQQITVSGDSIRLP, encoded by the coding sequence ATGACCACTGACGATGTGGCGTCCGTACGCGCCTCCCGGCGCACGGTCCTGGCCGCTGGGGCCGCCGCGGCGCTCGCGGGCTGCAGCAAGTACGGCGACGAGGGCGGCGGCGGCGAGGCCCCGACCGCACCTTCCGCGACGGCCACGCCCGGGTCCCCGACCCCGGCGGAGCCGGAGCCGTCCGGTGACGGGCCGACGAGCGGCAAGCCGCCGAAGGGCGAGGCCTCGAGCGAACAGCCGCCCGCAGGCGAGGAGTTGGCCAAGACGTCGGACGTCGAGGTCGGCGGCGGCAAGATCTTCAAGGACAAGAAGATCGTCGTGACCCAGCCCACGGCCGGCGACTTCAAGGCCTTCTCCGCGGTCTGCACCCACGCGGGCTGCACGGTCAACGACGTCTCGGGCGGCACCATCAACTGCCCCTGCCACGGCAGCAAGTACCGCATCGCGGACGCGGCGGTGGCGGACGGCCCGGCGCCCGCGCCCCTCTCGCCGCAGCAGATCACGGTTTCCGGCGACTCGATCCGCCTGCCGTGA
- the scpB gene encoding SMC-Scp complex subunit ScpB — protein sequence MLEAAPAGLLAVAELELKPALEAVLMVVDEPATEEHLAKVLDRPRRQVADALRELADEYTVQGRGFELRLVAGGWRFYSRPEYAAAVERFVLDGQQARLTQAALETLAVVAYRQPVSRSRVSAVRGVNCDGVMRTLLQRGLVEEAGAEPETGAILYRTTNYFLERMGLRGLDELPELAPFLPEAEAIESETQEGVPSFDPDAPDLDDADDKTEI from the coding sequence ATGCTCGAGGCGGCCCCGGCCGGACTGCTCGCCGTCGCCGAGCTGGAGCTGAAGCCCGCCCTGGAGGCGGTCCTCATGGTCGTCGACGAGCCGGCCACCGAGGAGCACCTCGCCAAGGTGCTCGACCGGCCCAGGCGGCAGGTCGCCGACGCGCTGCGGGAGCTGGCCGACGAGTACACCGTGCAAGGGCGGGGCTTCGAGCTGCGTCTGGTCGCGGGCGGGTGGCGGTTCTACAGCCGTCCCGAGTACGCCGCCGCCGTCGAGCGCTTCGTCCTGGACGGGCAGCAGGCCCGGCTCACCCAGGCGGCCCTGGAGACCCTCGCGGTCGTCGCGTACCGGCAGCCGGTCAGCCGGTCGAGGGTTTCCGCGGTGCGCGGGGTGAACTGTGACGGGGTCATGCGGACCCTGCTGCAGCGGGGTCTGGTCGAGGAGGCGGGCGCGGAACCCGAAACAGGTGCGATCCTGTACAGGACGACGAACTACTTTCTGGAGCGGATGGGCCTGCGCGGCCTGGACGAGCTCCCGGAGCTCGCACCGTTCCTGCCCGAGGCGGAAGCGATCGAGTCCGAGACCCAGGAAGGGGTGCCGTCGTTCGATCCGGACGCTCCGGATCTAGACGACGCAGACGACAAGACGGAAATTTGA
- a CDS encoding NUDIX hydrolase — translation MEGYDKYAFEPFAVTVDLAVFTLRAGMLHVLLVERGQEPYAGRWALPGGFVLPHESAETAAGRELAEETGLSDVEKLHLEQLRTYSGPERDPRMRVVSVAFTALVPDAPEARGGGDAAHAAWLPYASYGPLAFDHDQILEDAHERIGAKLEYSDLATHFCPPEFTLGELRQVYETVWGTALDPANFRRKVLATPGFVEPLAGAARLTGGRGKPAALYRAGANAALHPPLLRPSVPEGDLS, via the coding sequence ATGGAGGGCTACGACAAGTACGCGTTCGAGCCGTTCGCCGTCACGGTCGACCTTGCCGTCTTCACGCTCCGCGCGGGCATGCTGCACGTCCTGCTCGTCGAGCGCGGCCAGGAGCCGTACGCGGGGCGCTGGGCGCTGCCCGGCGGGTTCGTACTGCCCCACGAGTCCGCGGAGACGGCGGCCGGGCGTGAACTCGCCGAGGAGACCGGCCTGTCGGACGTCGAGAAGCTGCACCTGGAGCAGCTGCGGACCTACAGCGGCCCGGAGCGGGACCCGAGGATGCGTGTCGTCTCGGTCGCCTTCACGGCGCTGGTGCCCGACGCCCCCGAGGCGCGCGGCGGTGGTGACGCCGCGCATGCCGCGTGGCTGCCGTACGCCTCGTACGGGCCGCTCGCCTTCGACCACGACCAGATCCTCGAGGACGCGCACGAACGGATCGGCGCCAAGCTCGAATACAGCGATCTGGCCACCCACTTCTGCCCGCCCGAGTTCACGCTCGGCGAGCTGCGGCAGGTGTACGAGACGGTGTGGGGCACCGCGCTCGACCCGGCCAACTTCCGCCGCAAGGTGCTCGCCACGCCCGGCTTCGTGGAGCCGCTGGCCGGGGCCGCGCGGCTGACCGGCGGACGCGGCAAGCCCGCGGCGCTGTACCGCGCGGGGGCCAACGCCGCGCTGCATCCACCCCTGCTGCGTCCGTCAGTCCCGGAAGGAGACCTCTCATGA
- a CDS encoding YidB family protein, whose product MAGNDPLGDLLGSLLGGGKQGGSGGGGGGGGILAALLSAFMNKGGSGGSHPLSGLLEQFNKAGLADESQSWVKQGENQQVTGAQVQQALPDETLQEVAQKVGVSPEQAANEIAQVLPQAVDQLTPQGQVPAESIEDLMRKQGL is encoded by the coding sequence ATGGCGGGCAATGATCCTCTTGGTGACCTTCTCGGCAGCCTCCTCGGCGGAGGCAAGCAGGGCGGTTCCGGCGGTGGTGGCGGGGGCGGCGGAATTCTGGCCGCGCTGCTCAGCGCGTTCATGAACAAGGGCGGAAGCGGCGGCAGTCACCCGCTCTCCGGTCTGCTCGAGCAGTTCAACAAGGCCGGGCTCGCCGACGAGAGCCAGTCCTGGGTCAAGCAGGGCGAGAACCAGCAGGTGACCGGCGCCCAGGTCCAGCAGGCCCTGCCCGACGAGACCCTCCAGGAGGTGGCGCAGAAGGTCGGCGTCAGCCCTGAGCAAGCCGCGAACGAGATCGCTCAGGTGCTGCCCCAGGCGGTCGACCAGCTGACGCCCCAAGGGCAGGTTCCCGCCGAGTCCATCGAGGACCTGATGCGCAAGCAGGGCCTCTGA
- the cmk gene encoding (d)CMP kinase yields MTRKVLATVETAAPSAVIVAIDGPSGTGKSSTSKAVAEQLGLSYLDTGAQYRAITWWMVHNGIDITDPSAIAAAAGKPEILSGTDPAGPTITVDGTDVAGPIRTQEVTSKVSAVSAVPEVRTRITELQRSIAAGAERGIVVEGRDIGTTVLPDADLKVFLTASPEARAARRSGELKGADVNATREALLKRDAADSGRKTSPLAKADDAVEVDTSDLTLQQVIECVVTLVEEKRAAK; encoded by the coding sequence GTGACCAGGAAGGTGCTTGCCACCGTGGAAACCGCCGCCCCCTCGGCAGTGATTGTCGCCATCGACGGCCCCTCCGGCACGGGCAAGTCCAGCACCTCCAAGGCCGTGGCCGAGCAGCTCGGGCTCAGCTACCTGGACACCGGGGCCCAGTACCGGGCGATCACCTGGTGGATGGTCCACAACGGGATCGACATCACGGATCCGTCGGCCATCGCCGCCGCCGCGGGCAAGCCGGAGATCCTCTCGGGTACCGACCCGGCCGGCCCCACCATCACCGTCGACGGTACGGACGTGGCGGGCCCCATCCGTACCCAGGAGGTCACCTCCAAGGTCAGCGCGGTGAGTGCGGTGCCCGAGGTGCGTACCCGGATCACCGAGCTGCAGCGTTCGATCGCCGCCGGCGCCGAGCGGGGCATCGTCGTCGAGGGGCGGGACATCGGTACGACCGTGCTGCCCGACGCCGACCTCAAGGTCTTCCTCACCGCCTCGCCGGAGGCCCGCGCCGCCCGCCGCAGCGGTGAGCTCAAGGGCGCCGACGTCAACGCCACCCGTGAGGCCCTGCTCAAGCGGGACGCCGCCGACTCCGGCCGCAAGACCTCGCCGCTCGCCAAGGCGGACGACGCGGTCGAGGTCGACACCAGCGACCTCACGCTGCAGCAGGTCATCGAGTGCGTCGTGACCCTGGTCGAGGAGAAGCGGGCCGCGAAGTGA
- a CDS encoding nucleotidyltransferase domain-containing protein — translation MRTHDDIRLREAGLPDTDLGPVLAEQADPLLFATVSGAHLYGFPSQDSDVDLRGVHLLPLDALVGLREPDETRSRMWVRDGIEMDLVTHDLRKFVRLMLRRNGYVLEQLLSPLVVHTSDAHAELVALAPDVLTSHHAHHYRGFATTQERLFEKTGELKPLLYAFRVLLTGIHLMRSGEVQAHLPSLIGLVDAPAYLPDLVAAKAGAEHGAADVEHARVADDLARLHALLDAAQADSGLPDAPAAYDALHDLVVRVRLER, via the coding sequence ATGCGCACGCACGACGACATACGCCTCCGCGAGGCAGGTCTCCCGGACACCGACCTCGGGCCCGTCCTCGCCGAGCAGGCCGACCCGCTGCTCTTCGCCACCGTCTCCGGGGCCCATCTGTACGGGTTTCCGTCCCAGGACTCGGACGTGGACCTGCGCGGGGTGCATCTGCTGCCCCTCGACGCGCTGGTCGGGCTGCGCGAGCCGGACGAGACGCGCAGCAGGATGTGGGTGCGGGACGGGATCGAGATGGACCTCGTCACGCACGACCTGCGCAAGTTCGTACGGCTGATGCTGCGGCGCAACGGCTATGTGCTCGAGCAGCTCCTGTCACCGCTCGTCGTGCATACGTCGGACGCGCACGCGGAGCTGGTGGCGCTCGCCCCCGACGTGCTGACCAGTCATCACGCCCATCATTACCGGGGGTTCGCGACCACCCAGGAGCGGCTCTTCGAGAAGACGGGCGAGCTGAAGCCGCTCCTGTACGCGTTCCGGGTACTGCTGACCGGGATCCACTTGATGCGCAGCGGTGAGGTGCAGGCCCATCTGCCGTCGCTGATCGGGCTCGTGGACGCTCCCGCGTATCTGCCCGACCTCGTCGCGGCCAAGGCCGGGGCCGAGCACGGCGCCGCCGACGTCGAGCACGCGCGCGTGGCCGACGATCTGGCCCGGCTGCACGCCCTGCTCGACGCGGCGCAGGCGGACTCGGGACTTCCGGACGCCCCGGCCGCGTACGACGCCCTACACGACTTGGTGGTCCGGGTCCGACTGGAGCGCTGA
- a CDS encoding DUF6529 family protein — MSVDPNAATQSFPGRPHTTHSRPRPARYLVPALVAAAVAVGLGAYGKVHDPEGTAFNLAGFSSTGAVKAWLGTAAFAFAVVQLGSALALYGRLPGVRSKPWMAFVHRWSGRVAFLLAVPVAVHCLYALGYQTYDTRTMWHSLFGCVFFGAFSAKMLLLRTERLPGWLLPVVGGLVFAVLTVVWLTSALWFFRTFGVTT; from the coding sequence ATGAGCGTCGACCCCAACGCCGCCACCCAGAGCTTCCCGGGCCGGCCGCACACCACGCACAGCCGCCCGCGCCCGGCCCGCTATCTGGTCCCGGCCCTGGTCGCCGCGGCGGTCGCGGTCGGGCTCGGCGCCTACGGCAAGGTGCACGACCCGGAGGGCACCGCCTTCAACCTCGCGGGCTTCAGCAGCACGGGCGCCGTGAAGGCGTGGCTGGGGACGGCCGCGTTCGCCTTCGCCGTGGTGCAGTTGGGCTCGGCCCTCGCGCTGTACGGGCGGCTGCCCGGCGTGCGCTCCAAGCCGTGGATGGCGTTCGTGCACCGCTGGTCGGGGCGGGTGGCGTTCCTGCTCGCGGTGCCGGTCGCCGTGCACTGTCTGTACGCGCTGGGCTATCAGACGTACGACACCCGGACCATGTGGCACTCCCTGTTCGGCTGCGTCTTCTTCGGGGCGTTCAGCGCGAAGATGCTCCTGCTGCGGACCGAGCGGCTGCCGGGCTGGCTGCTTCCGGTCGTGGGCGGCCTGGTCTTCGCGGTGCTCACGGTGGTCTGGCTCACCTCGGCCCTGTGGTTCTTCCGGACCTTCGGGGTGACGACATGA
- a CDS encoding nucleotidyltransferase domain-containing protein: MTAPPPDDQQTALVRDHTIYSCVMGSRAFGLATDASDTDRRGIFLAPTPLYWRFDKPPTHIEGPLDEQFSWELERFCELALRANPNILECLHSPLVEHIDDTGRELLTLRPAFLSRQAHDTFARYALGQRKKLDADVRTHGAPRWKHAMHLLRLLMSCRDLLRTGELVIDVGEARDDLLAVKHGEVPWPEVEARMNRLAAEAAEADAKSPLPTEPDRARVADFLFRVRRASALQSDPDHQVV; the protein is encoded by the coding sequence ATGACCGCACCACCCCCCGATGATCAGCAGACGGCCCTCGTACGCGACCACACCATCTACTCCTGCGTGATGGGCTCGCGCGCCTTCGGCCTGGCCACGGACGCCAGCGACACGGACCGGCGCGGCATCTTCCTCGCCCCGACCCCGCTGTACTGGCGCTTCGACAAGCCCCCCACGCACATCGAGGGCCCGCTGGACGAGCAGTTCTCCTGGGAGCTGGAGCGCTTCTGCGAGCTCGCGCTGCGCGCCAACCCGAACATCCTGGAGTGCCTGCACTCGCCGCTCGTCGAGCACATCGACGACACGGGCCGCGAACTCCTCACCCTGCGCCCGGCGTTCCTGTCCCGCCAGGCCCACGACACGTTTGCCCGCTATGCGCTCGGCCAGCGCAAGAAGCTGGACGCGGACGTACGCACCCACGGCGCCCCGCGCTGGAAGCACGCCATGCACCTGCTGCGCCTGCTGATGTCCTGCCGCGATCTGCTGCGCACCGGCGAGCTGGTCATCGACGTGGGCGAGGCCCGCGACGACCTGCTCGCCGTGAAGCACGGCGAGGTCCCCTGGCCGGAGGTCGAGGCCCGCATGAACCGGCTGGCGGCCGAGGCGGCGGAGGCCGACGCGAAGTCCCCGCTCCCGACGGAGCCGGACCGGGCGAGGGTGGCCGACTTCCTCTTCCGGGTCCGCCGCGCCTCAGCGCTCCAGTCGGACCCGGACCACCAAGTCGTGTAG
- a CDS encoding prephenate dehydrogenase, which produces MTPGRAAYPTHRAARTSTVRTAAVHGTGLIGTSVALALASRGVTVHLVDHDPEQARTAAALGAGTDAAPEGPVDLVVVAVPPAHVASTLAEVMGRGVGRGYIDVASVKGGPRRELEALGLDLSSYIGTHPMSGRERSGPLAGTADLFEGRPWVLTPTRDTDTEVLNLALELVALCRAVPVVMEADAHDRAVALVSHMPHLVSSMVAARLQDAEETAVRLCGQGIRDVTRIAASDPRMWIDILSANPGPVAELLAAVSADLDETVEALRALQSSDEDKRRLGAAGIEDVLRRGNAGQVRVPGKHGSAPTAYEIVAVLIDDQPGQLARIFGDADRAGVNIEDVRIEHATGQQAGLVQLMVEPAAAARLSAALRERGWAIRQ; this is translated from the coding sequence ATCACCCCGGGCAGAGCCGCATATCCGACCCACCGCGCAGCGAGGACATCCACAGTGAGAACCGCCGCCGTCCACGGGACCGGCCTGATCGGTACCTCCGTCGCCCTGGCGCTCGCGAGTCGCGGTGTCACCGTGCACCTCGTCGACCACGACCCGGAGCAGGCCCGTACGGCCGCCGCGCTCGGAGCGGGCACCGACGCCGCCCCCGAGGGTCCGGTCGACCTCGTCGTGGTCGCCGTGCCGCCGGCGCACGTGGCGTCGACCCTCGCCGAGGTGATGGGGCGCGGCGTCGGCCGTGGCTACATCGACGTGGCCAGCGTGAAGGGCGGGCCGCGGCGCGAACTGGAGGCGCTCGGGCTCGATCTGAGCTCCTACATCGGTACGCATCCGATGTCGGGCCGCGAGCGTTCGGGCCCGCTGGCCGGGACCGCCGACCTCTTCGAGGGGCGGCCCTGGGTGCTCACGCCGACCCGGGACACCGACACCGAGGTGCTGAACCTCGCCCTCGAACTGGTCGCGCTCTGCCGGGCCGTGCCCGTCGTCATGGAGGCGGACGCCCACGACCGGGCCGTCGCGCTCGTCTCGCACATGCCGCATCTGGTGTCCAGCATGGTCGCGGCCCGGCTCCAGGACGCCGAGGAGACGGCTGTACGTCTGTGCGGTCAGGGCATCCGCGATGTCACGCGGATCGCCGCGTCCGATCCCCGGATGTGGATCGACATCCTCTCGGCCAACCCCGGGCCGGTCGCCGAGCTGCTCGCCGCGGTCTCCGCCGACCTGGACGAGACGGTCGAGGCGCTGCGGGCGCTGCAGTCCTCGGACGAGGACAAGCGCCGCCTTGGCGCCGCCGGGATCGAGGATGTGCTGCGGCGGGGCAATGCGGGGCAGGTGCGGGTGCCGGGCAAGCACGGGTCGGCGCCGACCGCGTACGAGATCGTGGCCGTGCTCATCGACGACCAGCCCGGGCAGCTGGCTCGCATCTTCGGCGATGCGGATCGGGCCGGGGTCAACATCGAGGATGTGCGCATCGAGCATGCGACGGGGCAGCAGGCGGGGCTTGTGCAGTTGATGGTGGAGCCTGCGGCTGCGGCCCGCTTGAGCGCGGCGCTGCGGGAGCGGGGCTGGGCCATTCGGCAATAG
- a CDS encoding ADP-ribosylglycohydrolase family protein: MKRVATMKRAATGSLIGLALGDALGFPTEFNDIPSILAKCGPWRDMELPRPAIVTDDTQMTLALGRGLRDAMGRGLLGPKRMEHSVRPEFVEWYHSPENNRAPGRTCLVACRRLDSSRPWQEASQIDSKGCGANMRVAPIGMVPGLSEGQRAGAAQLQSALTHGHPTALAASDLTARAVFLLMHGAEPHELIGLLRSYALENRTRYHATWLGDLWTRSQDPTPEHFIARGWDECLVMLNLLEAAVQAGDEEADPCLATGEGWVAEEAFATGLLCFLLFPEEPVTALRRAACTSGDSDSIACLAGAFAGAYLGSDVWPSGWAERIEYRSELLTLGALWDA; the protein is encoded by the coding sequence ATGAAGCGAGTGGCAACCATGAAGCGTGCGGCGACCGGATCACTCATCGGGCTCGCCCTGGGGGACGCGCTCGGGTTCCCGACCGAGTTCAACGACATCCCCTCGATCCTCGCCAAGTGCGGTCCCTGGCGGGACATGGAGCTGCCCAGGCCCGCGATCGTCACGGACGACACCCAGATGACGCTCGCGCTCGGGCGCGGCCTGCGGGACGCCATGGGACGGGGGCTGCTCGGGCCGAAGCGGATGGAGCACTCGGTGCGGCCCGAGTTCGTGGAGTGGTACCACTCGCCGGAGAACAACCGCGCCCCGGGCCGCACTTGTCTGGTGGCCTGCCGGCGGCTCGACAGCAGCAGGCCCTGGCAGGAGGCCAGCCAGATCGACTCCAAGGGCTGCGGCGCCAATATGCGGGTCGCGCCCATCGGGATGGTGCCCGGGTTGAGCGAGGGCCAGCGGGCCGGGGCCGCGCAGCTGCAGTCGGCGCTCACGCACGGACATCCCACGGCCCTCGCGGCGAGCGATCTGACGGCGCGGGCGGTGTTCCTGCTCATGCACGGCGCGGAGCCGCACGAGCTGATCGGGCTGCTGCGGTCGTACGCGCTCGAGAACCGCACGCGCTACCACGCGACCTGGCTCGGCGATCTGTGGACGCGCTCCCAGGACCCGACGCCGGAGCACTTCATCGCGCGCGGCTGGGACGAGTGCCTGGTGATGCTCAACCTGTTGGAGGCGGCGGTGCAGGCCGGGGACGAGGAGGCCGACCCTTGCCTGGCGACGGGGGAGGGCTGGGTGGCCGAAGAGGCCTTCGCGACCGGCCTGTTGTGCTTCCTGCTCTTCCCGGAAGAGCCGGTGACGGCCCTGCGCCGGGCGGCCTGCACTTCGGGCGACTCGGACTCGATCGCCTGCCTGGCGGGGGCGTTCGCCGGGGCCTACCTGGGATCGGACGTGTGGCCCTCGGGGTGGGCCGAGCGGATCGAGTACCGGTCGGAACTGCTGACGCTCGGGGCGCTCTGGGACGCGTGA
- a CDS encoding pseudouridine synthase has translation MRSSNGRNSSGNNGGSRGGNSGGRGSSGGRPSGGGRPSSGGRPSSGGGRPSSGGGRPSSGGRGDYRGAGNSRDDRQGQGRGGSDSRDDRPSRPSKPRPEERRYDVGPGSTHEGPKSGRGASARGGAKGGPKQGQQQRGRNRTEPARSREYETRTEERNRDRYAGKPQIKTPKTFPGAEQEGERLQKILARAGYGSRRACEELVDQSRVEVNGEIVIEQGLRVDPEKDQIKVDGLTVATQSYQFFVLNKPAGVVSTMEDNEGRQCLGDYVTNRETRLFHVGRLDTETEGVILLTNHGELAHRLTHPKYGVKKVYLAAIVGPIPRDLGKQLKNGIQLEDGYAKADHFRVVENTGKNYLVEVTLHEGRKHIVRRMLAEAGFPVEKLVRTSFGPITLGDQKSGWLRRLSNTEVGMLMNEVDL, from the coding sequence ATGCGAAGCAGCAACGGCAGGAACAGCAGCGGAAACAACGGCGGGAGCCGTGGTGGCAACAGCGGCGGCCGTGGCAGCAGCGGTGGCCGCCCCTCCGGAGGTGGCCGCCCCAGTAGCGGTGGCCGACCCTCCAGCGGTGGTGGGCGCCCCAGCAGTGGTGGTGGCCGCCCCAGCAGTGGTGGCCGAGGCGATTACCGGGGTGCCGGTAACAGCCGCGACGACAGGCAGGGCCAGGGTCGGGGCGGCAGTGACAGCCGCGACGACAGGCCGAGCAGGCCCAGCAAGCCGCGTCCCGAGGAGCGGCGCTACGACGTAGGCCCGGGCAGCACGCACGAGGGTCCGAAGTCGGGGCGTGGCGCGTCGGCGCGCGGTGGCGCCAAGGGCGGTCCCAAGCAGGGACAGCAGCAGCGCGGCCGTAACCGCACCGAGCCGGCCCGCTCGCGCGAGTACGAGACGCGTACCGAGGAGCGCAACCGCGACCGGTACGCGGGCAAGCCGCAGATCAAGACGCCCAAGACCTTCCCCGGCGCCGAGCAGGAGGGCGAGCGTCTGCAGAAGATCCTCGCCCGCGCCGGCTACGGCTCGCGGCGGGCCTGCGAGGAGCTGGTCGACCAGTCGCGCGTCGAGGTCAACGGCGAGATCGTGATCGAGCAGGGGCTGCGGGTCGACCCCGAGAAGGACCAGATCAAGGTCGACGGGCTGACCGTCGCCACGCAGTCGTACCAGTTCTTCGTGCTCAACAAGCCGGCCGGCGTCGTCTCCACCATGGAGGACAACGAGGGCCGGCAGTGCCTCGGCGACTACGTGACGAACCGCGAGACGCGGCTCTTCCACGTCGGGCGGCTCGACACCGAGACCGAGGGCGTCATCCTGCTCACCAACCACGGTGAGCTGGCGCACCGCCTCACGCACCCCAAGTACGGCGTGAAGAAGGTCTATCTGGCCGCGATCGTCGGCCCGATCCCGCGCGACCTGGGCAAGCAGCTCAAGAACGGCATCCAGCTCGAGGACGGGTACGCCAAGGCCGACCACTTCCGGGTCGTCGAGAACACCGGCAAGAACTACCTGGTCGAGGTGACCCTGCACGAGGGCCGCAAGCACATCGTGCGCCGCATGCTCGCCGAGGCCGGGTTCCCGGTCGAGAAGCTGGTGCGGACCTCGTTCGGGCCGATCACGCTCGGCGACCAGAAGTCGGGTTGGCTGCGCAGGCTGTCCAACACGGAGGTCGGCATGCTGATGAACGAAGTCGATCTGTAG